CTCCGGGTTCCGCGAAAGCACGATCGCCGGGTTGCACGGCATCGGTAAAAACGCGCTTGAGCAACTGCGTCAGGCGTTAGCAAATGCCGGATTGTCTTTCGCTGAGGAATAAAAAAGTAGTGTGCCAAAACCAATCAGAAAGGACATTCAAATGTTAACAGAAGCCAAAGCATTTAGCGGATTTTCCGTAAATGATATCCATACAGCCAAAAAATTTTAC
This genomic window from Calditrichia bacterium contains:
- a CDS encoding DNA-binding protein, which gives rise to MKPSTAKQSQLTPDLPGKLAAPAQRALTNAGITSLKQLSGFRESTIAGLHGIGKNALEQLRQALANAGLSFAEE